Proteins encoded by one window of uncultured Methanobrevibacter sp.:
- the guaA gene encoding glutamine-hydrolyzing GMP synthase: protein MLSPKEFIEDAVKKIKDQIGDEKAIIALSGGVDSSVCSVLVQEAIGDNLTAIFVDHGLLRAGEVEQVTNTFKDRLNFKFVDASDEFMDALAGVEDPEEKRKIIGKIFIDVFEREAEKVDAKYLVQGTIAPDWIETKGEIKSHHNLALPNGMVLELCEPIRDLYKDEVREIGDELDLPATTVYRQPFPGPGLGVRVVGALTRENVEICRKANKIVCDEIEAAGIDKEVWQYFAVLTDTKVTGVKGDQRDFGYLVVVRVVNSIDAMTASVAELPWEVVQTISKRITSEISEVTHVALSVSDKPPATIEFC from the coding sequence ATGTTAAGTCCTAAAGAATTTATTGAAGATGCAGTTAAAAAAATCAAGGATCAAATCGGTGATGAAAAAGCAATAATCGCTTTATCAGGTGGAGTTGACAGTTCAGTATGTTCCGTACTTGTACAGGAAGCTATCGGCGATAACTTAACTGCAATTTTTGTTGACCACGGTCTTTTAAGAGCAGGTGAAGTTGAACAGGTAACCAACACCTTCAAAGACAGACTGAACTTCAAGTTTGTCGATGCATCCGACGAGTTTATGGATGCGCTTGCTGGTGTGGAAGACCCTGAAGAAAAACGTAAAATCATTGGAAAAATATTCATAGACGTATTCGAAAGAGAAGCAGAAAAAGTCGATGCAAAATACCTTGTTCAAGGTACAATCGCACCTGATTGGATTGAAACCAAAGGTGAAATCAAATCCCACCACAACCTTGCACTTCCAAACGGTATGGTTCTGGAATTATGTGAACCTATCCGTGACTTATACAAGGATGAAGTAAGGGAAATCGGTGATGAACTTGATTTGCCTGCAACAACAGTATACAGACAACCATTCCCAGGACCTGGACTCGGTGTACGTGTTGTTGGAGCATTGACCAGAGAAAACGTTGAAATCTGTAGAAAAGCAAATAAGATTGTTTGCGATGAAATTGAAGCTGCAGGTATCGATAAAGAGGTATGGCAATATTTCGCTGTTTTAACCGACACCAAAGTTACTGGAGTTAAAGGAGACCAAAGGGACTTCGGTTATCTGGTAGTTGTCAGAGTAGTGAACTCAATTGATGCCATGACCGCATCAGTTGCTGAACTTCCTTGGGAAGTCGTACAGACCATCTCAAAAAGAATCACCTCTGAAATTTCAGAAGTTACTCATGTCGCATTATCAGTTAGTGACAAACCACCTGCAACCATCGAATTCTGCTAA